From Pseudomonas poae, the proteins below share one genomic window:
- a CDS encoding serine protein kinase RIO — translation MKTPKRIEPLIEDGLVDEVLRPLMSGKEAAVYVVRCGNELRCAKVYKEANKRSFRQASEYQEGRKVRNSRQARAMAKGSKFGKKETEDAWQNAEVAALFRLAGAGVRVPQPYDFLEGVLLMELVADEYGDAAPRLNDVTLEPDQAREYHAFLISQIVLMLCTGLVHGDLSEFNVLLTPTGPVIIDLPQAVDAAGNNHAFSMLERDVGNMASYFGRFAPELKKTKYAKEMWALYEAGTLHPASVLTGEFDEPEELADVGGVIREIEAARLDEERRQAIRAADDAPPSKVPDEPPPPPWMQ, via the coding sequence ATGAAGACTCCTAAACGCATTGAACCCCTGATCGAAGACGGTCTGGTCGACGAAGTGCTGCGCCCACTCATGAGTGGTAAAGAAGCAGCTGTTTATGTGGTGCGCTGCGGCAACGAATTGCGTTGCGCCAAGGTTTACAAGGAGGCGAATAAACGAAGTTTTCGTCAAGCGTCCGAATACCAGGAAGGCCGCAAGGTCCGCAACAGCCGGCAGGCCCGGGCCATGGCCAAGGGCTCCAAGTTCGGCAAGAAAGAAACCGAAGATGCCTGGCAGAACGCTGAAGTGGCGGCGCTGTTCCGCCTGGCCGGTGCGGGCGTTCGCGTGCCCCAGCCGTACGACTTCCTTGAGGGCGTGCTGTTGATGGAGCTGGTGGCCGACGAGTACGGCGATGCGGCGCCGCGTCTGAACGACGTGACGCTGGAGCCGGACCAGGCCCGCGAATATCACGCCTTCCTGATTTCCCAGATCGTGCTGATGCTGTGTACCGGCCTGGTGCACGGTGACTTGTCCGAGTTCAACGTGCTCTTGACCCCGACCGGCCCGGTGATCATCGACTTGCCGCAGGCGGTAGACGCGGCGGGCAACAACCACGCGTTCAGCATGCTGGAGCGGGATGTGGGCAACATGGCTTCCTATTTCGGGCGCTTTGCCCCGGAGTTGAAGAAGACCAAGTACGCCAAGGAAATGTGGGCGCTGTACGAAGCCGGCACCTTGCACCCGGCCAGCGTTTTGACCGGTGAGTTCGACGAGCCGGAAGAACTGGCGGATGTCGGCGGCGTGATCCGCGAAATCGAAGCGGCGCGGCTGGATGAAGAGCGTCGCCAGGCGATTAGGGCGGCAGATGATGCGCCGCCGAGCAAAGTACCGGATGAGCCACCGCCACCGCCGTGGATGCAATAA
- a CDS encoding acetyl-CoA C-acetyltransferase, protein MTQLRRVAIIGGNRIPFARSNGPYATASNQAMLTAALEGLIERYNLHGLRMGEVAAGAVLKHSRDFNLTRECVLGSRLSPQTPAYDIQQACGTGLEAALLVANKIALGQIECGIAGGVDTTSDAPIGVNEGLRKLLLQANRSKSMADKLKLLLQLRPHHLKPELPRNGEPRTGLSMGQHCELMAQTWQIPRAEQDQLALQSHQNLAAAYAEGWHDDLLTPFLGLTRDNNLRPDLTLEKLAALKPAFERSEKGTLTAGNSTPLTDGASLVLLGSEAWAKERGLPILAYLRDGEAAAVDFVNGAEGLLMAPVYAVPRLLARNGLTLQDFDYYEIHEAFAAQVLCTLKAWEDPEYCKTRLGLDAPLGSIDRSRLNVKGSSLAAGHPFAATGGRIVANLAKLLDAAGKGRGLISICAAGGQGVTAIIER, encoded by the coding sequence ATGACTCAATTGCGCCGTGTAGCGATCATTGGCGGTAACCGCATTCCATTCGCCCGCTCCAATGGCCCGTATGCCACGGCGAGCAACCAGGCGATGCTGACCGCCGCCCTTGAGGGCCTGATCGAGCGCTACAACCTGCACGGCCTGCGCATGGGCGAGGTGGCTGCCGGGGCGGTACTCAAGCACTCTCGCGACTTCAACCTCACCCGCGAATGCGTGCTGGGCTCGCGCCTGTCGCCGCAAACCCCGGCCTATGACATTCAGCAAGCCTGCGGCACCGGGCTGGAAGCGGCGTTGCTGGTGGCCAACAAGATTGCCCTGGGGCAGATTGAGTGTGGAATTGCCGGCGGGGTGGACACCACCTCCGACGCACCGATCGGTGTGAATGAAGGGCTGCGCAAGCTCCTGCTGCAGGCCAACCGCAGCAAATCCATGGCGGATAAATTAAAACTCCTGTTACAACTTCGTCCGCATCACCTCAAGCCCGAACTGCCGCGCAATGGCGAACCGCGCACTGGCTTGTCCATGGGCCAGCATTGCGAATTGATGGCGCAAACCTGGCAGATCCCCCGCGCCGAGCAAGACCAACTTGCCCTGCAAAGCCACCAGAACCTGGCCGCCGCCTACGCCGAAGGCTGGCACGACGATTTGCTCACGCCGTTTCTGGGCCTGACCCGCGACAACAACCTGCGCCCCGACCTGACCCTGGAAAAACTCGCCGCGCTCAAGCCCGCGTTCGAGCGCAGCGAAAAAGGCACGCTCACCGCTGGCAACTCCACGCCGCTCACGGATGGTGCATCCCTGGTGCTGCTCGGCAGTGAGGCTTGGGCCAAGGAGCGTGGCTTGCCGATCCTCGCCTACCTGCGCGACGGCGAAGCGGCGGCTGTCGACTTCGTCAACGGCGCCGAGGGCCTGTTGATGGCGCCGGTGTATGCCGTGCCGCGTTTGCTGGCCAGGAATGGTCTGACGCTGCAGGACTTCGATTACTACGAGATCCACGAAGCCTTCGCTGCGCAGGTGTTGTGCACGCTCAAAGCCTGGGAAGACCCGGAATATTGCAAGACCCGCCTGGGGTTGGACGCGCCGCTGGGTTCAATCGACCGCAGCCGGCTCAACGTCAAGGGCAGTTCATTGGCCGCCGGGCACCCCTTTGCCGCCACCGGTGGGCGGATTGTCGCCAACCTGGCTAAATTGCTGGATGCGGCGGGCAAAGGCCGAGGGTTGATTTCGATCTGCGCCGCCGGTGGCCAAGGCGTCACCGCGATCATTGAGCGTTGA